From the Devosia sp. FJ2-5-3 genome, the window CAATGCAACGATCGAAATCGATCTTGCCGCCCTGGATGATTTCCAGCAGGTCTTCGGCGCCGACGATGTCTGCACCGGCTTCCTTGGCTTCGTCGGCCTTGGCGCCACGGGCGAACACGGCGACGCGAACGGTCTTGCCGGTGCCGTTGGGCAGGCTGACAACGCCGCGGACCATCTGGTCGGCGTGACGCGGGTCAACGCCCAGGTTCATCGCGATCTCGATGGTCTCGTCGAACTTGGCCGAAGCGCGCGACTTTACCATCTTCACAGCTTCTTCGAGCTTGTAGAGCTTGTTGCGGTCGATGCCTTCGCGGCCGGCGGCAACCTTCTTTGCGATCTTTGCCATAGTGATCAGCCCTCGACCTGAATGCCCATGGAACGGGCGGAACCGGCGATCATCGAAATAGCGGCTTCGATGTTGTCGGCGTTGAGATCCTTCATCTTCTTCTCGGCGATATCACGCAGCTGAGCTGTCGTGATCGTGCCAGCCGATTCCTTGCCCGGAAGCTTGGAGCCGGACTTGAGGTTGACGGCCTTCTTGATGAAGTAGGTTACCGGCGGCTGCTTCATCGCGAAGGTGAAGCTCTTGTCGGCAAAAGCGGTGATCACGACCGGAATCGGAGCACCCTTTTCGATCTCCTGCGTGGCCGCATTGAAGGCCTTGCAGAATTCCATGATGTTCAGACCGCGCTGACCGAGGGCCGGGCCGATCGGGGGAGACGGAGTGGCGGAGCCAGCCGGCACTTGCAGCTTTACGTAGCCAACGATTTTCTTTGCCATTTTCTATCCTCTTAGTGCCGAAACCGGCAGTTGAGCCGTGGTGCGGAGTGAGTAGACGGCTTGGCGACCGCCATCTCCTTCCACGGTTTTCGAGACACCGGAGCGTCTCGGTTTTACGCAGCGGAAGCTACGCTGACGCGATCTTGGCTGGTGCCAAAACGCTGATGCGATTTTGGCTGTCGCCAAAACGCTGGGAACCATTTTGGCTTGCGCCAAAAGGTTGATATCAGACCTTTTCGACCT encodes:
- the rplA gene encoding 50S ribosomal protein L1, with the protein product MAKIAKKVAAGREGIDRNKLYKLEEAVKMVKSRASAKFDETIEIAMNLGVDPRHADQMVRGVVSLPNGTGKTVRVAVFARGAKADEAKEAGADIVGAEDLLEIIQGGKIDFDRCIATPDMMPLVGRLGKILGPRNLMPNPKVGTVTMDVKGAVGAAKGGAVEYRVEKAGIIHAGIGKVSFSEEALLQNIKAFTDAVVKSKPAGAKGTYVKKVAVSSTMGPGVHVEPASAI
- the rplK gene encoding 50S ribosomal protein L11, with product MAKKIVGYVKLQVPAGSATPSPPIGPALGQRGLNIMEFCKAFNAATQEIEKGAPIPVVITAFADKSFTFAMKQPPVTYFIKKAVNLKSGSKLPGKESAGTITTAQLRDIAEKKMKDLNADNIEAAISMIAGSARSMGIQVEG